From the Prunus dulcis chromosome 4, ALMONDv2, whole genome shotgun sequence genome, one window contains:
- the LOC117626033 gene encoding fasciclin-like arabinogalactan protein 1 — protein MQLRRATAAGALLLTLTLLTTLAQAHNITRILAKHPEFSTFNHYLTLTHLAAEINQHTTITVCAVDNSAMSALLAKKPSIYTIKNILSLHILLDYFGAKKLHQITNGTALAATMFQATGAAPGSAGFVNITDLKGGKVGFTPQDNDGTFPAHFVKSVEELPYNISVIHISSILPSQAAEAPAPGPAELNITSIMSAHGCKVFADTLLANPDAFKTYEDNVGGGLTVFCPMDDAFKAFLPKFKNLTRGGKAALLEYHGVPVYQSMATLKSNNGLQNTLATDGASKFDFTVQNDGQEVTLKTKIVTAKITGTLIDEQPVAIYTIDKVLQPKELFKGALTPAPAPAPEKPAHAPKSSKKKTKDAPSPDSESPADSPADDPADQTADDNNGAVGVGRLGFGGLVLSMWVGFLLL, from the coding sequence ATGCAGCTCCGCCGGGCTACCGCCGCCGGCGCCCTCCTCCTAACCCTAACCCTcctcaccaccctcgcccaagCCCACAACATCACGCGCATCCTGGCCAAGCACCCGGAGTTCTCGACCTTCAACCACTACCTTACCCTGACCCACCTGGCCGCCGAAATCAACCAGCACACCACCATCACCGTCTGCGCCGTAGACAACTCCGCCATGTCAGCCCTCCTCGCCAAGAAGCCCTCCATCTACACCATCAAAAACATCCTCTCCCTCCATATCCTCCTCGACTACTTCGGCGCCAAGAAGCTCCACCAGATCACCAACGGCACCGCCCTCGCCGCCACCATGTTCCAGGCCACCGGCGCCGCCCCCGGTTCTGCCGGCTTCGTTAACATCACCGACCTCAAGGGCGGAAAGGTCGGATTTACCCCCCAGGACAACGACGGCACCTTCCCCGCCCATTTCGTCAAATCCGTTGAAGAGCTTCCGTACAACATTTCCGTCATCCACATCAGCTCCATCCTCCCCAGCCAGGCCGCGGAGGCCCCGGCACCGGGCCCCGCCGAGCTGAACATCACCAGCATCATGTCCGCCCACGGCTGCAAGGTCTTCGCCGACACGCTGCTCGCCAACCCGGACGCCTTCAAGACCTACGAGGACAATGTCGGCGGCGGGCTGACCGTGTTCTGCCCGATGGACGACGCCTTCAAGGCTTTCCTGCCAAAGTTCAAGAACTTAACCAGGGGCGGGAAGGCGGCGCTGCTCGAGTACCACGGGGTTCCGGTGTACCAGTCTATGGCCACGTTGAAGTCCAACAATGGGCTGCAGAACACTCTGGCCACTGACGGCGCTAGCAAGTTTGACTTCACCGTCCAAAACGACGGCCAGGAGGTCACTCTGAAGACGAAGATCGTGACGGCGAAGATCACGGGGACTCTGATCGACGAGCAGCCTGTGGCTATTTACACCATTGACAAGGTTCTGCAGCCCAAGGAGCTTTTCAAGGGTGCTTTGACTCCAGCGCCGGCGCCGGCTCCTGAGAAACCGGCCCACGCGCCGAAGAGttcgaagaagaagacaaaggACGCGCCTTCGCCAGACTCCGAATCGCCCGCTGACTCGCCCGCTGACGACCCCGCGGATCAGACTGCGGATGATAATAATGGAGCCGTTGGGGTTGGAAGGTTGGGATTTGGGGGATTGGTTCTCAGCATGTGGGTAGGCTTTTTACTGCtgtaa
- the LOC117625110 gene encoding protein TIC 20-v, chloroplastic, with product MAMSSLLSPITPLPFSHCKPLLHSPFFFSLKQQSFLTLTNISTKPTKKIKPRRPVTTQSKGSDESVDVPDRLISAVCYFYPFFDGIQYGKNSNFSRYVRFNTMQVIVLDVLLIFPDLVERSFNPKDGLGLDALMSLDSTVFLFLLVCLIYGSASCFLGQVPRLPIVAEAAERQVP from the exons ATGGCTATGTCCAGCCTTCTCTCTCCCATAACCCCTCTGCCCTTCTCTCACTGCAAACCCCTCCTTCACtcacccttcttcttctctctcaagCAACAATCTTTCCTCACTCTCACCAATATTTCAACCAAACCCACCAAGAAAATCAAACCCAGAAGACCAGTGACCACCCAATCCAAGGGTAGCGACGAGTCAGTGGATGTCCCTGACCGGTTGATCTCAGCCGTCTGTTACTTCTACCCCTTCTTTGATGGCATACAATATGGCAA GAACTCCAATTTTAGTAGGTATGTGAGGTTCAATACTATGCAAGTTATTGTGCTTGATGTGCTGCTGATTTTCCCTGATCTTGTGGAGAGAAGCTTCAACCCAAAAGATGGGTTGGGATTGGATGCGCTGATGAGCTTGGATAGCACTGTGTTTCTCTTCCTCTTGGTGTGTTTGATTTATGGGTctgcttcttgttttttgggtCAGGTGCCCAGATTGCCCATTGTAGCTGAAGCTGCTGAGAGGCAAGTTCCTTGA
- the LOC117623804 gene encoding uncharacterized protein LOC117623804 → MDSSGLGGGFLSGPSGGILDLESSIPRRQEIQLGHPLLAHHQHHMNVMSGVKGDHDPIGLVEVKGSIPKVCSTVVKGKAVAPFNANNGYNLSDEDEPSYTDDGGENFEGAKGKKGSPWQRMKWTDNVVRLLIAIVACVGDDGTLESGEGLKRKSGILQKKGKWKTVSKIMISKGCHVSPQQCEDKFNDLNKRYKRLNDILGRGTSCRVVENPALMDSMPHLSAKAKDDVRKILSSKHLFYKEMCAYHNGQRIPDCHDLDLQGYSLPLGRCSKDNNGSDEEEAEENHDTEDDELDNEDDNDADNDRERMRRMDDRKKASEEDGHFWPQYVLLDSFEVEMGEIFQDPTKSLWERRDWIKKQKLQLQEQRVGFQAEALELEKQRYKWLRYCSKKDRELERLRLENERMKLENERKVLQLRQKELEIDLRRSESSLEPSSLGLGRDQIDLGRHQ, encoded by the coding sequence ATGGATAGTTCAGGTTTGGGAGGTGGTTTTTTGTCTGGTCCCAGTGGGGGGATACTAGACCTTGAATCGTCCATTCCTAGACGCCAAGAGATACAATTGGGTCATCCGTTGTTAGCACATCATCAACATCACATGAATGTGATGAGTGGCGTTAAAGGTGATCATGATCCCATTGGGCTTGTGGAAGTGAAAGGGTCAATCCCAAAAGTTTGTTCGACTGTTGTCAAAGGGAAGGCAGTGGCACCTTTTAATGCCAATAATGGTTACAATTTGAGTGATGAAGACGAGCCAAGTTATACAGATGATGGTGGCGAGAACTTTGAAGGGGCCAAGGGCAAAAAGGGATCTCCATGGCAGCGAATGAAGTGGACTGATAATGTGGTTAGGCTTCTTATAGCTATTGTTGCTTGTGTGGGTGATGATGGTACGCTTGAAAGTGGTGAGGGGCTTAAGAGGAAATCTGGGATTTTACAGAAGAAGGGTAAGTGGAAGACTGTATCGAAAATAATGATTAGTAAAGGTTGTCATGTGTCTCCTCAGCAGTGTGAGGACAAGTTTAATGACTTGAACAAGAGGTACAAGAGGTTGAATGATATTCTTGGGAGGGGAACTAGTTGTAGAGTGGTGGAGAATCCTGCTCTTATGGACTCAATGCCCCACCTGTCTGCCAAGGCAAAGGATGACGTGAGAAAGATATTGAGCTCAAAACACTTGTTTTATAAAGAAATGTGTGCTTATCATAATGGACAGAGGATACCTGATTGCCATGATCTCGATCTCCAAGGTTATTCTTTGCCTCTTGGGAGGTGCTCAAAAGACAATAATGGATCCGATGAAGAAGAGGCTGAAGAAAACCATGATACCGAGGATGATGAATTAGACAACGAAGATGATAACGATGCAGATAATGATAGGGAGAGGATGAGAAGAATGGATGACAGGAAGAAGGCTAGTGAAGAGGATGGTCATTTCTGGCCACAATATGTTCTTCTGGATagttttgaagttgaaatggGTGAGATTTTTCAAGACCCAACAAAGTCATTATGGGAGCGAAGAGACTGGATCAAGAAACAGAAGTTGCAACTCCAAGAGCAAAGAGTCGGCTTCCAGGCCGAAGCTTTGGAGCTTGAAAAGCAGAGGTATAAATGGCTAAGATACTGTAGCAAGAAAGACAGGGAACTGGAGAGGTTGAGGctggagaatgagagaatgaAGCTAGAGAATGAGAGAAAGGTACTGCAACTGAGACAGAAGGAACTGGAAATAGATTTGAGGAGGTCAGAATCTTCCTTAGAGCCTTCATCTCTTGGGCTAGGAAGAGATCAGATTGATTTGGGCAGGCATCAATAG